The window ATGTCCTGGCGCAGGCTGAACAACTCGACTCCCAACCGTTCCGGAAGCATGTGGCTGACCCCTTCGAGCAGGTAGAGGCTGGATGCTCGTTGGGCCACGGCCTGGTCCAGTTCCGAGAGCCAGGACCATTCCAGGCAGGGCCGGGCAATGGCCAGGGTCAGGCGAAAGCCCTGGTCCGCGGTCCGTTCCAAGGTGAAGGCGTCGTCGATGTCCCGGGTGGACGGAGAGTCCACGCTGACCAGCGCAAGGGGTTCCGGGGGGACGGCGCGGCTTTGAACCGCTTCTTCCAGGCGCTGAATATCCGGCAGGAATTCCCGGCTCCACTCGTCTTGCCAATCGTAGTCAGCCTGGGCCAGGAGATAGTTGTGGTGGGCCGATACGAGCCTCCAGGCCTGGGCCAGGAGCAGGGCCTGCTGGGGATGGTCCGGGATGCGCTTGGTCAGATTGCGCCAGAGATCGTCCGTTGCCGGATCCTCGGGGTGATTCATGCGTCGCAGCAGCAATTCCCTGAGTTTCGTGGCAGTGGGTTCCGGAGGAGACGGGAAGGAGGCATCTGGGGCATCGGGAGCCTTGGAGATCCCGATTTTCCACAAATCGTGGAAAAAATCCTGTCCGACCGCGATCAGTTCCTGATGCTCGCGGGCCGCTTCCTGTTCGGCCAGCCGAGCCTGGACGGTTTGTTCCGGATAGATCAGAAACGACGGAGGCTGAAACTTGAAGTGGGTCTTGGCCTCCAGCAGGACGCGACCCAGGGCCGAACGCTGATCCGGCCCGGGTTCTTCCCAGAGCAGGTCGGCGAACCATTCCATCGGAGCCGAGTCCAGCTCGCCCTGGGCCAGGTTCCAGATTTCCATGACGTCGATGGATTCGGCCAAAGCCTTGCGCGTTTCCAGGTGGCGAGCCAGCCGCTCTTCATGTTCGGCCCGGGTGGCCGGGAGGGGATACTTCGGGCCGTGCCAAGGCAATAGTCTGGCCGCGGGCAGGTTCATTTCCCGACCTCTCTGGGTGAACAGACGTGTTCGCCCGCCCTGTTCCTCCAGCATCACGGCCAGATTGACCTGATTGTCCTGCAGGTATTCGACGAGTGAGCCGGGGCCGGGGAGGGAGCTGTGAATGGATTGGGATATGGTCAAAACGTATTCCAGATTCTATCAATGCCGAAAGGAGCGCTGTCCGGTGAAGACCATGGCCACCTGAGGATCAGCCTGGTTGACCGCGGTAATGACTTCATGGTCCCGGATGGAGCCACCGGGCTGGGCGATGGCCGTGACGCCCTGGGCCACGGCCAGGTCCACGCCGTCCCTAAAGGGGAAGAATCCGTCGGAAACCAGGACCGTGCCGGGCAGGCCGCCCTTGGCCGTCTCGGTTCGGGCCTGGATGTCTTCCAGAATTCGACGGGGCTCCGGGTCGGCCTCGGCCTTGGCCTGAAGCTCGTAGAGGGAAACGCCCTGCTCGGTGAAGCTGAGCCAGTCCGCGTACTTGGTGTAGGCTTTGTGAATGGTCAGCTGGACGCACCCGACCCGGTCCTGCTCGCCGGTGCCCACGGCCACCGTGGCCCCGTCGCGAACGAAGAGCACGGAGTTAGAGGTCACCCCGGACTCCACGGCCCAGGCAAAAAGCAGGTCGTCCATTTCCTTGGCATTAGGCGTTCTGGCCTGGACCAGGACTCCGTCGCGGTCGGCCTTGGCCGGAAGGAAATCCTGAGGGCCGCGGATGCGGTTGCGGAAGGAGAACTGGACGATCAGTCCGCCGTCGGCCAAGGATTTGACGTCCAGGAAGGGCTTGTCAGCGAAGGTATCCAACTCCGCCAGGCCGGGAATGCGCAGAATCCGGAGATTTTTGCGCTTCTTGAGCATTTCCAGGGCTTCAGGATCATAGCCTGGAGCAGCCACCACCTCGAAGTAGGATTCATTAATAAACGCGGCGCAGGCCGCGTCCACGTCTCGATTGACCACCACCGTGCCCCCGAAGGCAGCGATTCGGTCGCTCCAGAAGGCTTTTTTCAGGGAGGCCTCCAGCCCCAGCTCGTCCCAGGCAGCGCCGCAGGGGTTGTTGTGTTTGAGAATGACCGCGGCGGGCTTGGTGTGCAGGTACTGGAGGATGTTGATCCCGTTGTCCACGTCCGTGAGGTTGATCTTGCCGGGGTGTTTGCCGGCCTGAAGCATGTGCTCCTCGGTCAGGGCCGATACCAGACCGTCCCCGGCCTCGCGAAAGGCCACGCCGTCCAGTTCCAGGGTCCCTTGGTTCAGGGCGTAGAGGGCAGCAGGCTGGTCCGGGTTTTCCCCGTATCGCAGCCCTCGATCCTCCCCGTCGATGCGCCAGGTGCGCTTTTCGAACTGCAATTTTTGGTCGCCCAGGGTGATGGTCATGGTCCGGGGAAACGGATCCGCGGACAAGGTGCGGTAGATGGCTTTCAGGTCGGACATGGTCGCTCCTCATACCTGCTTTGGCTGCTTGGGGGTGGCTTGGGATAATGTTCAGACCGGTCTTTGCCTTCCGCCTCAAACATTTCACCTTGAAAACATCGGACGGAAGGCATAGATAAACGGATTGCGGCAGTGTGCGGTTTTTCTGGATGGTGAATCGTGAACCCTTACAAACAAACGAAGGAAGGGCATTACTCGTGGAAAAGGTGTTAATCAAGCTGGCCGACCAGCTTGCCCAGTTCGATGAGGCGTCGTTGACGTCGTTGATGGACAAGTATGAAGGAATGGCCGGTGAGTTTCAGCCCACGAAAAAGTGGGAGCAGGCCGTGATGGTCCTGGGGTTGATCCAATTGGTCCGCTGGAAAAATCATCTCTTCAACTATCACTGGGCCGAGCAGCAAAAACCTCGAAAGACGCTGGAAGCTCCGGCCTTGCCGCTGACCGCCTCAGGAAAGAAGGCTCGGACGCCCAAGCCGGCCAAGGTACTTCCCTTCCGGTCGTTCAAGAACGAGGAGCCCGTTTAGGACGTAATAGTAGTAGCGAATCGCCTCGACGTGGGCCACGGCTTCAAAGCCTCTGGTGTAGCCGTGGCGTGCCTTACTGTAATAGTCGCGTTGGCTGAGCAGGGGAAAGACGCGCTTCACGTCGTTCCAACTCGTCTCCTTCAGCCCGAGGTTTTTGGCCAGAGCCATGGCGTCCCAGGTGTGGCCGAGGCCCTGGTTGTAGGCGGACAAGGCCAGAAACCAGCGATCCCACTCGGAAAGGTCCGGATTATCCAGGCGGTTCCATATCCGGCGCAGGTACCGCGCTCCGGCCAGAATGCTTTTGGTAGGGTTCATGGGGTCATCCAGGCCGAGTTCTGTGGCCGTGGCCTGAGTGATCTGCATGATGCCGCGCACCCCGGTCCGGCTGACAGCCTCGGGGTCGAACCGGGATTCGTGATAGATCAGGGCGATGAGCAGCAGGGGGTCGATTTCGTAGCGCTGGGACGCCTTGAGGATGGTCTCGCCGTGCCGGGGCAGTTCGCGCTGGAGGGTTTCCAGCAGGTGCAGCAAGGCGAAGCGGTCGCTGTTTTCCGGAATGAACCCGAGATACTTGTCCTGAATCCGCTCCAACGCATTGTCCTGGGTCATATTATTCCAGAACTCGGCCAGCTTTGGGGCGATCAGGTTACGGTCGTCGCGCCAGAACCAGCGGTATTCCAGAGTCGTTTCCAGGCTGTGGGCCAGTTGGAAGTCGGCGTAGAACGGTCCCCAAAGAGAGAACCGCCCGGTGTCCACGAGGGTAAAGCGGGCCTCGGTTTCGACCATGGCCGCGAGCTGCACCGGAAGCGACGCTTCCTCGGTCAGCAGTGGGGCCTCGGAGCACGTCGCATCGTCCAGGCCCAGGCCGTTCAGGTCCACGTCGTCCAGCAACTGGAGGAAGGTCAGGCGTAGGAGAGGGTTTTCCGGGAGCAGGACCTTGCGGCGACAGAGGTCTGACGGGTCCTGGGGAGGGTGGTGGTGACGCTGATGGACCACCCCCACGGGATGGCGGGCGTAGACGGGCCCGGAGGCCACCGGGGTCACCAGTGAGTCCAGAAAGGGACGAGACGGCGCGTATCCGACGCCGACCAGCAAGTCGGCCCGGTGATGGCGCAGTTCGTCCCAGGCCGGTCCGGGGCCGTCCATGTGCAGCCAGATCGGATGCACCCCGGCCTGCTCGGCGAACATTTCCACCAGTTCCCGTTCCAGGCCTGGTCCGTAGGGCGAGATCCGGGAGTGAACCAGTTCGGACTCCGGGGCCAAGACACGGACCACCGGCTTGATCAGGCCGGGCGGGCGGGCGTCCCAGAGCAGTTTGTTCACCAGGACCAACTGGGCGAACACCAGGATAAAGACCAAAAGACGGAGATGTCGGACAAGCAGGAGATACTGGATTCGTTTCATATCGGAAGGGGGAAATTCGCGGCTTGAACCGCATACAGGAGAAGATACCTTCAGTAGGTAGCGGGAAATTTCATGGCGTGCATTGACTTTGCGGACGGCCTTTTTTAGGGAGATGGGTCGTCTTGCGCAAACGAAAAGATATACTTTTAAGGAGCGGTTCATGTCAAACGTTGTCGTGGTGGGCACCCAGTGGGGTGATGAAGGCAAGGGCAAGATCGTTGATTTGCTGACGGAACGGGCGGACCTGATTGTCCGGTTTCAGGGTGGAAACAACGCCGGGCACACCCTGGTCGTCGGCGAAAAGACCTTTATCCTGCACCTGATTCCCTCGGGAATACTGCACCCCGGCAAGGTCTGCCTGATCGGCAACGGCGTGGTTCTGGATCCGGAGGTTTTTTGCCGGGAACTGGACGCCCTGGCCGAGCGCGGACTGGACGTGGGTCCGGAGCGGATTCTGATCAGCCCCAAGACCCATGTGATCATGCCCTACCACAAGTTATTGGACAAACTTCGCGAGGAGAAGCGCACCGGCGAGAAGATCGGCACCACGGGCCGGGGCATCGGGCCGTGTTATGAGGATAAGGCGGCCCGGGTGGGCATCCGGGTCGGAGACTTCCGCTCGACTGACCTCGTGCGGGTCAAGATCGTTCAGGCCCTGGCCGAGAAAAATGCCTTGTTCACCAACTATTACGGTGCCCAGTCCATGGACGTGGACGCCGTACTGGAAGAGGTTTTGGAGTCCGGTCGGCGGCTTGTTGCCCATCTCGGCGATGTGTCGGAGCGCATCGCCGCGGCCGTGGTGGACGGACGCAGGGTGCTCTTCGAGGGCGCCCAGGGAACCCACCTGGACATTGACCACGGCACCTATCCCTTCGTGACCTCCTCCAATACCGTGGCCGGCAACGTGGCCGCCGGAGCGGGCTGTTCGCCGGGGCTGCTGGGCACGGTCATGGGCATCGTCAAAGCCTACACCACCAGGGTCGGCTCCGGCCCCTTTCCTACGGAACTCTTCGATCCCATTGGCGACCATTTGCAGCGCCAAGGCGGAGAGTTCGGAGCGACCACGGGCCGCAAACGACGCTGTGGCTGGCTGGACCTGCCCTTGTTGCGCGAATCCATCCGCCTGAACGGCGTGTCAGAGATCGTTCTGACCAAGCTGGACGTGCTCAGTGGTCTGGACCGGATACGGATCTGCGTCGGATATGAGCTGGACGGGCGGGAAATGGCCTATCCGCCCCAGGAAGAAGGACTCCTGGCCGCGGTGAAGCCCGTTTACGTCGACGTGCCCGGCTGGTCCGAGGACATCGCCGGGGCCTCGGCTTGGGACG is drawn from Desulfonatronum thiodismutans and contains these coding sequences:
- a CDS encoding IMP cyclohydrolase, which translates into the protein MSDLKAIYRTLSADPFPRTMTITLGDQKLQFEKRTWRIDGEDRGLRYGENPDQPAALYALNQGTLELDGVAFREAGDGLVSALTEEHMLQAGKHPGKINLTDVDNGINILQYLHTKPAAVILKHNNPCGAAWDELGLEASLKKAFWSDRIAAFGGTVVVNRDVDAACAAFINESYFEVVAAPGYDPEALEMLKKRKNLRILRIPGLAELDTFADKPFLDVKSLADGGLIVQFSFRNRIRGPQDFLPAKADRDGVLVQARTPNAKEMDDLLFAWAVESGVTSNSVLFVRDGATVAVGTGEQDRVGCVQLTIHKAYTKYADWLSFTEQGVSLYELQAKAEADPEPRRILEDIQARTETAKGGLPGTVLVSDGFFPFRDGVDLAVAQGVTAIAQPGGSIRDHEVITAVNQADPQVAMVFTGQRSFRH
- a CDS encoding RNB domain-containing ribonuclease, whose translation is MTISQSIHSSLPGPGSLVEYLQDNQVNLAVMLEEQGGRTRLFTQRGREMNLPAARLLPWHGPKYPLPATRAEHEERLARHLETRKALAESIDVMEIWNLAQGELDSAPMEWFADLLWEEPGPDQRSALGRVLLEAKTHFKFQPPSFLIYPEQTVQARLAEQEAAREHQELIAVGQDFFHDLWKIGISKAPDAPDASFPSPPEPTATKLRELLLRRMNHPEDPATDDLWRNLTKRIPDHPQQALLLAQAWRLVSAHHNYLLAQADYDWQDEWSREFLPDIQRLEEAVQSRAVPPEPLALVSVDSPSTRDIDDAFTLERTADQGFRLTLAIARPCLEWSWLSELDQAVAQRASSLYLLEGVSHMLPERLGVELFSLRQDMERPALLLELDLDPEARVRSIEPRLGWVRVQANTHYEQVEADILAGIEPFASAHALAEMLRDHRIAANAVVFDQQDPHLKLFGEGADIQIVREEKPAAPKAQLLVSEFMVLANTELARWARDLEVPLLFRTQNVALPPGIGGCYTRPEDMYRMSRMLANAAIQSKPAPHASLGVSAYASVTSPLRRYVDFINLAQVASRLDQGTARLTKRDIDAALPFWRARMEAVGRVQRTRSRYWKLVYLRQQSDNNKIWDAILVDETPTQAVFSLPAEQVQVRAPKRLLGDKFLIGGNFGLRLGRIDPLLNEIKVVEIIDDQTEQKE
- a CDS encoding adenylosuccinate synthase produces the protein MSNVVVVGTQWGDEGKGKIVDLLTERADLIVRFQGGNNAGHTLVVGEKTFILHLIPSGILHPGKVCLIGNGVVLDPEVFCRELDALAERGLDVGPERILISPKTHVIMPYHKLLDKLREEKRTGEKIGTTGRGIGPCYEDKAARVGIRVGDFRSTDLVRVKIVQALAEKNALFTNYYGAQSMDVDAVLEEVLESGRRLVAHLGDVSERIAAAVVDGRRVLFEGAQGTHLDIDHGTYPFVTSSNTVAGNVAAGAGCSPGLLGTVMGIVKAYTTRVGSGPFPTELFDPIGDHLQRQGGEFGATTGRKRRCGWLDLPLLRESIRLNGVSEIVLTKLDVLSGLDRIRICVGYELDGREMAYPPQEEGLLAAVKPVYVDVPGWSEDIAGASAWDDLPEAARAYIQRLEHELTVPVTIVSVGPDRRQTIERRV
- a CDS encoding MltF family protein — translated: MKRIQYLLLVRHLRLLVFILVFAQLVLVNKLLWDARPPGLIKPVVRVLAPESELVHSRISPYGPGLERELVEMFAEQAGVHPIWLHMDGPGPAWDELRHHRADLLVGVGYAPSRPFLDSLVTPVASGPVYARHPVGVVHQRHHHPPQDPSDLCRRKVLLPENPLLRLTFLQLLDDVDLNGLGLDDATCSEAPLLTEEASLPVQLAAMVETEARFTLVDTGRFSLWGPFYADFQLAHSLETTLEYRWFWRDDRNLIAPKLAEFWNNMTQDNALERIQDKYLGFIPENSDRFALLHLLETLQRELPRHGETILKASQRYEIDPLLLIALIYHESRFDPEAVSRTGVRGIMQITQATATELGLDDPMNPTKSILAGARYLRRIWNRLDNPDLSEWDRWFLALSAYNQGLGHTWDAMALAKNLGLKETSWNDVKRVFPLLSQRDYYSKARHGYTRGFEAVAHVEAIRYYYYVLNGLLVLERPEGKYLGRLGRPSLLS